The following proteins are encoded in a genomic region of Colletotrichum higginsianum IMI 349063 chromosome 9, whole genome shotgun sequence:
- a CDS encoding Tat pathway signal sequence — protein MLSANESGRYKSAPLSDDYSDGCDNEEAILMQETPSRKRSRATSVLLTAACGLALVMLYSAALVQMTMSLSRTGHLQSTRLMKSINDDFIEYEFRVFDQFERPDHHATYFTTPNPEVDRNWHSILGNQNIRIPRDAMQEIDRVDEGIELPGGGFFGSIMVFHHLHCLKNLYHALHPEYYNLTKMTSHEKDKFDEHNDHCLHMLREAVICQADTTLLTMKWNSTGLRPIGNLTSPHECVNWGRLMEWVVPKTFDALADGVLVHPTFGMDPGVFHPLTQAIEYASVLK, from the exons ATGCTGAGTGCCAACGAAAGCGGAAGGTACAAGTCGGCCCCTCTCAGCGATGATTACAGCGATGGGTGCGACAACGAAGAGGCGATCTTGATGCAGGAGACTCCTTCCCGGAAGAGATCCAGGGCAACTTCTGTCCTACTTACAGCAGCATGCGGTCTGGCTCTTGTCATGCTGTATTCAGCAGCTCTGGTCCAGATGACTATGAGCTTATCGAGGACTGGCCATTTGCAGAGCACCAGGCTCATGAAAT CTATCAACGATGACTTCATTGAGTACGAATTCCGCGTCTTCGATCAGTTCGAACGCCCAGATCATCATGCCACTTACTTCACCACGCCGAACCCGGAGGTGGACAGGAATTGGCACAGCATTTTGGGAA ATCAGAACATCCGCATTCCACGGGATGCAATGCAAGAAATTGACCGAGTGGACGAGGGGATTGAGCTGCCCGGGGGTGGTTTCTTCGGTTCCATCATGGTTTTCCATCACTTGCATTGTCTC AAAAACCTATATCACGCACTCCACCCCGAGTACTACAATCTTACCAAGATGACAAGTCACGAGAAGGACAAGTTCGACGAGCACAACG ACCATTGTCTCCATATGCTTCGAGAAGCAGTCATTTGTCAAGCCGACACGACATTATTAACGATGAAGTGGAACTCAACTGGTCTTCGACCCATCGGGAACTTGACCAGCCCACATGAATGCGTCAACTGGGGCAGGCTCATGGAGTGGGTGGTTCCCAAGACCTTCGATGCCCTGGCCGATGGCGTCCTAGTGCACCCAACTTTTGGTATGGACCCTGGCGTTTTCCATCCTCTGACACAAGCTATAGAGTATGCCTCAGTACTGAAATAG